The following are encoded in a window of Thermonema lapsum genomic DNA:
- the aspS gene encoding aspartate--tRNA ligase, translated as MLRTHTCGELRINHLGQKVTLSGWVRAIRDKGHLLWIDLRDRYGITQLLIEEGKAPSELLKTARTLGREYVIQVTGTVIERASKNDKIPTGDIEIAVEALRVLNPAEVPPFLIEDETDGGEDLRMKYRYLDLRRDIMRRRLELRHRAARATREYLDAQQFIEVETPVLIKSTPEGARDFVVPSRLHPGQFYALPQSPQTFKQILMVAGFDRYYQIVKCFRDEDLRADRQPEFTQIDCEMSFVEQEDILQTFEGLVKHIFKSVKGIELGDFPRISYDEAMRLYGSDKPDIRFGMTFVELTPLAQGKGFEVFDKSELVVGICATGCAGYTRKQLDELTDFVRRPQIGAKGLVYVKCQEDGTFKSSVDKFFSQEDLKQWAEAMGAQAGDLLLILAGEANKTRKQLCELRLEMGNRLGLRPEGVYKPLWVVDFPLLEWDEQTQRYYAMHHPFTSPKPEDILLLDSAPGKVRANAYDMVINGVEVGGGSIRIHDQKLQKKMFQILGFSDEEAEAQFGFLMNAFRYGAPPHGGIAFGFDRLCALMGGSESIRDFIAFPKNTSGRDVMIESPSPIAPEQLEELGLCLKNNN; from the coding sequence ATGTTACGAACCCACACCTGCGGCGAACTTCGAATAAATCATTTAGGACAAAAAGTAACCCTAAGCGGCTGGGTACGTGCTATCCGCGACAAAGGACACTTGCTTTGGATAGACCTGCGCGACCGCTACGGCATCACGCAACTGCTCATCGAAGAGGGCAAAGCCCCCAGCGAGCTGCTCAAAACAGCCCGCACTTTAGGACGCGAATATGTGATACAAGTTACCGGAACAGTCATCGAGCGGGCGTCGAAGAACGATAAAATACCAACTGGCGACATAGAGATAGCCGTAGAAGCCCTGCGCGTGCTGAACCCTGCCGAGGTGCCCCCTTTCTTGATAGAAGACGAAACCGACGGAGGCGAAGATTTGCGCATGAAATACCGCTATTTGGACTTGCGCCGCGACATCATGCGTCGCCGTTTAGAGCTGCGCCATCGGGCAGCACGGGCTACCCGCGAATATCTCGATGCCCAACAATTCATTGAAGTAGAAACCCCCGTGCTCATCAAATCAACCCCAGAAGGAGCACGCGATTTTGTAGTGCCTTCTCGCCTACATCCCGGGCAATTCTATGCCTTGCCACAATCACCGCAAACCTTCAAGCAAATACTGATGGTTGCCGGCTTTGACCGTTATTACCAGATTGTGAAGTGCTTCCGCGACGAAGACCTGCGCGCCGACCGGCAACCCGAATTCACACAAATAGACTGTGAGATGTCGTTTGTAGAACAAGAAGATATTCTGCAAACCTTTGAAGGCTTGGTGAAGCACATATTCAAAAGCGTGAAAGGCATAGAACTGGGCGACTTCCCGCGTATAAGCTACGACGAAGCCATGCGCCTGTATGGCAGCGACAAGCCCGATATACGCTTCGGCATGACCTTCGTTGAACTGACCCCGCTGGCTCAAGGCAAAGGCTTTGAGGTGTTCGACAAAAGCGAGCTGGTGGTAGGCATTTGCGCAACCGGCTGCGCCGGCTACACCCGCAAACAACTGGATGAGCTTACCGACTTTGTGCGTCGTCCGCAAATAGGTGCCAAGGGATTGGTTTACGTAAAATGCCAAGAAGACGGCACCTTCAAATCGTCGGTAGATAAATTTTTCTCACAAGAAGACCTCAAGCAATGGGCAGAAGCCATGGGTGCCCAAGCTGGCGACTTGCTGCTTATTCTTGCCGGCGAAGCCAACAAAACCCGCAAACAACTATGCGAACTGCGTTTGGAAATGGGCAACCGCCTGGGCTTACGCCCCGAAGGAGTTTACAAACCACTATGGGTAGTTGACTTCCCTCTGTTGGAGTGGGACGAGCAAACCCAGCGCTATTACGCCATGCACCACCCCTTCACCTCCCCCAAGCCAGAAGACATCCTGCTGCTCGACAGCGCACCGGGCAAGGTGCGTGCCAACGCTTACGATATGGTTATCAACGGGGTGGAGGTAGGCGGCGGCTCTATCCGTATCCACGACCAAAAGCTTCAGAAAAAGATGTTCCAAATTTTAGGGTTTAGTGATGAAGAGGCAGAAGCGCAGTTCGGTTTTCTGATGAATGCCTTCCGTTATGGTGCGCCTCCGCATGGTGGCATAGCCTTTGGTTTTGACCGCCTGTGTGCTTTGATGGGAGGCAGCGAATCCATCCGAGATTTTATTGCCTTCCCGAAAAATACTTCCGGTAGGGACGTGATGATAGAATCACCTTCGCCCATTGCCCCCGAACAACTCGAAGAACTAGGACTTTGCTTGAAAAACAACAACTAA
- the ruvC gene encoding crossover junction endodeoxyribonuclease RuvC: MAKERIILGIDPGTQVMGYGLIRVEGNHLEVIHYGVIELHKLNGQALKLKRIYERVSQLIEHYAPDEIALEAPFYGKNVQSMLKLGRAQGVAMAAALTREIPVMEYAPRKIKQSITGNGNASKEQVAAMLEKLLNIRFENNTLLDATDALGVAVCHYLQSGLQINKSKSWDAFVKENPHRIKKSR; this comes from the coding sequence TTGGCAAAAGAGCGCATCATTTTAGGTATAGACCCGGGCACCCAAGTCATGGGGTATGGATTGATACGGGTAGAAGGCAATCATTTGGAAGTTATACATTACGGCGTCATAGAACTACATAAGCTCAATGGGCAAGCGCTCAAACTGAAACGCATTTACGAGCGTGTCAGTCAACTCATAGAACACTATGCGCCGGACGAAATAGCATTGGAAGCGCCTTTTTATGGAAAGAACGTGCAGTCTATGTTGAAGTTAGGACGGGCACAAGGCGTAGCCATGGCAGCTGCGCTAACACGCGAAATCCCCGTGATGGAATATGCCCCCCGCAAGATAAAGCAATCCATCACGGGCAACGGCAACGCCTCGAAGGAGCAAGTAGCCGCTATGCTCGAAAAGCTGCTCAATATACGTTTCGAAAACAATACCCTCTTGGATGCGACCGATGCACTGGGGGTAGCGGTTTGTCATTACCTGCAAAGCGGTTTGCAAATCAACAAATCGAAAAGTTGGGATGCTTTTGTAAAAGAAAACCCTCACCGTATAAAAAAAAGTCGTTGA
- a CDS encoding glutamine synthetase III family protein, with protein MPTLRFRALQEAQNRPAVQAQEPEESITRYFATQVFNKEAMRKYLSHETYKKLMYAIEHGETIDLELADAVAAGMKSWAMSKGATHFTHWFQPLTGLTAEKHDALFDIDSEGRAIEKLKGSELAQQEPDASSLPSGGIRSTFEARGYTAWDPSSPAFIMEINGSKTLCIPTIFISYTGESLDYKTPLLKSLHALDKAATAVCQYFERDVTHVMATLGPEQEYFVVDKALYYARPDLVACGRTLFGHTPARGQQLEDHYFGSIPPRVRVFMIDFETEALKLGIPIRTRHNEVAPAQFECAATFEEASVAVDHNLLLMDIMEKVADRHNLKVLFHEKPFAGVNGSGKHNNWSMMTNTGVNLLAPSTKAKENLRFLTFFVNVIKAVHDHADLLRASIMSAGNEHRLGANEAPPAIMSIFIGEELTRVLEELEQKATVKINKGDNLYMKVGISKIPPVLRDNTDRNRTSPFAFTGNKFEFRAVGASANCASNMIVLNTAVAAQLQQFKKDVDALIDKGEKKEVAIVRVLRDYIKASKRILFEGNNYSEEWAKEAEKRGLTNIKSCVRALEAFVKPESIALFESQAVFTKREVEARYEIMLEAYVKRIQIESRMMGELALNHIIPAAINYQNRLLEAFEGMQRAGIEEAHLESIKITIRKIAEHVNMLQKKVKEMIDARKEANKIEDIRRRAEYYTDKVKPLFDEIRYRGDKLELMVDDELWPLVKYRELLFVR; from the coding sequence ATGCCAACGCTCCGTTTTCGTGCCCTCCAGGAAGCTCAAAATCGCCCGGCTGTACAAGCGCAAGAGCCAGAAGAAAGCATAACCCGCTATTTTGCTACGCAGGTTTTCAACAAGGAAGCCATGCGCAAATACCTTAGCCATGAGACTTACAAGAAGCTTATGTATGCCATAGAGCATGGTGAAACCATAGACCTTGAGCTGGCAGATGCTGTGGCTGCCGGCATGAAAAGCTGGGCTATGAGCAAAGGGGCTACCCACTTTACCCACTGGTTTCAGCCTTTGACCGGCTTGACCGCAGAAAAGCACGATGCGCTCTTCGATATCGACAGTGAAGGACGCGCCATCGAAAAATTGAAAGGTTCTGAGTTGGCACAGCAAGAGCCCGATGCCTCTTCCTTGCCGAGTGGCGGCATTCGTTCTACTTTCGAAGCCCGTGGCTACACGGCATGGGACCCCAGCTCGCCGGCGTTCATCATGGAAATTAACGGCAGCAAAACCCTTTGCATTCCCACCATATTTATATCCTATACCGGCGAATCGCTCGACTATAAAACCCCTCTGTTAAAGTCTTTGCATGCTCTCGACAAGGCAGCCACGGCTGTTTGTCAATATTTTGAGCGGGATGTAACCCACGTGATGGCTACTTTGGGACCCGAGCAAGAGTATTTTGTTGTGGATAAGGCGCTGTATTATGCCCGTCCCGACTTGGTAGCCTGTGGACGCACACTCTTCGGACACACGCCTGCGCGTGGGCAGCAGCTTGAAGACCACTACTTTGGGTCTATCCCTCCACGTGTGCGTGTTTTTATGATAGACTTTGAAACCGAAGCCCTCAAGCTGGGGATTCCTATCCGTACTCGCCACAACGAAGTGGCGCCAGCGCAGTTTGAATGTGCTGCCACTTTCGAAGAAGCCAGTGTGGCAGTAGACCACAATCTCCTGCTCATGGACATCATGGAAAAAGTAGCTGACCGCCATAATTTGAAAGTGCTCTTCCATGAAAAGCCTTTTGCAGGGGTGAACGGCAGCGGCAAGCACAATAACTGGTCAATGATGACCAACACAGGGGTGAACCTGTTGGCGCCCAGTACTAAAGCCAAGGAAAACCTGCGTTTCCTGACCTTCTTTGTGAACGTCATAAAAGCAGTACATGACCATGCCGACCTGCTGCGTGCCAGCATTATGTCGGCAGGCAATGAGCATCGTTTAGGTGCTAACGAAGCGCCTCCGGCTATTATGTCTATATTCATTGGTGAAGAGCTGACCAGAGTGCTTGAAGAACTGGAGCAAAAAGCTACCGTTAAAATAAACAAAGGCGATAACCTTTACATGAAGGTGGGCATCAGCAAGATTCCTCCTGTTTTGCGCGACAACACCGACCGCAACCGTACCTCTCCTTTTGCTTTTACTGGAAATAAATTCGAGTTCCGGGCTGTGGGCGCTTCTGCCAACTGCGCTTCAAATATGATAGTATTGAACACCGCCGTGGCAGCCCAGCTGCAGCAATTCAAAAAGGACGTGGACGCCCTCATCGACAAAGGCGAAAAGAAAGAAGTGGCTATCGTGCGCGTTTTGCGCGATTATATAAAGGCATCGAAGCGCATCCTCTTTGAAGGAAACAACTATTCTGAAGAATGGGCAAAAGAAGCTGAAAAACGCGGTTTGACCAACATTAAGTCCTGCGTGCGTGCCTTAGAAGCCTTTGTAAAGCCTGAATCCATTGCCCTTTTTGAAAGCCAAGCTGTGTTTACCAAGCGAGAAGTAGAGGCACGCTATGAAATCATGCTGGAAGCCTATGTGAAACGCATCCAGATTGAATCGCGCATGATGGGCGAGCTGGCGCTGAACCACATCATACCGGCAGCCATCAACTACCAAAACCGTTTGTTGGAAGCCTTTGAAGGCATGCAGCGTGCGGGCATCGAAGAGGCGCACCTCGAGTCTATCAAAATCACCATTCGTAAAATAGCTGAGCATGTAAATATGCTGCAAAAAAAGGTGAAAGAGATGATAGATGCTCGCAAAGAAGCTAACAAAATTGAAGATATACGCCGCCGTGCAGAGTACTATACAGACAAGGTGAAGCCTTTGTTCGATGAAATCCGCTATCGGGGCGATAAGCTCGAGCTCATGGTAGATGATGAACTTTGGCCTCTTGTCAAATACCGTGAGCTGCTGTTTGTGCGCTAA
- a CDS encoding GNAT family N-acetyltransferase, giving the protein MSNTPQVFFRPLMPHDENRLIALYQALSPESRFYRFQTHTEHLDESTIQEYAHRFAHIDYRHDYALAACIKQQAQEEIIGVARYMRPSEKVTTAEFAIVVRDDWHGKGVGSALMLRLCVYAYKQGVCRLYGTFVGHNEGIVRLLVRLVPQDHLKIKIEDGEGHVCIHLKKAWLLPYSKKIGEGELLPPSHHNYEQDSN; this is encoded by the coding sequence ATGAGCAACACGCCTCAAGTATTTTTTCGCCCTCTCATGCCTCACGACGAAAACCGGCTCATAGCGCTTTACCAAGCGCTTTCGCCTGAGTCTCGCTTTTACCGCTTTCAAACCCATACAGAACACTTGGATGAAAGCACCATACAGGAATATGCGCATCGCTTTGCACATATAGACTACCGGCACGATTATGCCTTAGCTGCCTGCATCAAGCAGCAAGCGCAGGAGGAAATTATTGGCGTGGCTCGCTACATGCGCCCATCAGAAAAGGTAACAACTGCTGAATTTGCCATTGTCGTACGTGACGACTGGCATGGCAAAGGCGTAGGCAGCGCACTCATGCTGCGCCTGTGTGTGTATGCATACAAGCAAGGGGTTTGCCGCCTCTATGGCACCTTTGTAGGACACAACGAAGGGATTGTGCGTCTGTTGGTGCGCTTAGTTCCTCAAGACCATTTGAAGATAAAAATAGAAGACGGCGAAGGGCATGTGTGTATTCATTTGAAGAAGGCTTGGTTGTTGCCCTACAGCAAAAAAATAGGGGAAGGTGAGCTACTGCCCCCCTCCCACCATAACTATGAACAAGATAGCAATTAG
- a CDS encoding T9SS type A sorting domain-containing protein has protein sequence MKTSILTLVFTTLWIGQVLAQTITGGIINSYARVTNISANQFDINNVYGNVADFAAGRTVLIIQMKGATVTTANNNTYGTITSYNNAGNYEFATVSSLTNLGGGDYRVVFHSVARTYDAAGAVQLVSVPSYNNVTITGNVTAKPWSAQDGTGGVVVLEVQNVLTLNASIDVSAQGFVGGNPNTNPINAANNSNNYSTNNDGYAAKGEGIALPNQPNGRGKIANGGGGGNPHNAGGGGGGNLGSGGQGGNGWPDAGGTNPAGGIGGQALTYSPIVNRIFMGGGGGAGQQNNNVASRGGRGGGIIILRAGTITSTNCAGVPALRAKGENAPNTTGNDGAGGGGAGGTILLEAVNITMPCLLTVDVSGGNGGNVNHSDPHGGGGGGGVGAFLSNRDFSAVTNVIAVPGQNGRDCNTCTNSTSIPGSPCPAGNCTSTGWAIPGAFVPLPVELYGFKASYVAKKQQVEIQWFTTKEVNTRKFLIERSGDMKQLEIVGEVEAAGESQSLRSYYFVDIPWQSGTLYYRLRIEDRDGSISYSAWEAVEVADSHSSAFFSMSPNPATDINVALRCSQEIQSVYVYDVYGNLQLNLQIPENARTAILNVETFPKGVYIVKLNTRAGKSFIERLVIQ, from the coding sequence ATGAAAACGTCAATTTTGACCTTAGTTTTCACTACTTTATGGATAGGGCAAGTGCTTGCCCAGACTATTACGGGTGGCATCATCAACAGTTATGCGCGTGTGACCAACATTAGCGCTAATCAATTTGACATAAACAATGTGTATGGCAATGTTGCTGATTTTGCAGCAGGGCGTACGGTACTCATCATTCAGATGAAAGGCGCGACTGTTACAACTGCCAATAACAATACTTATGGCACAATTACATCCTACAACAATGCAGGTAACTATGAATTTGCCACAGTAAGTAGTCTCACCAACTTAGGAGGAGGCGATTACCGTGTAGTTTTCCACTCTGTGGCACGCACCTATGATGCCGCTGGAGCGGTGCAGCTGGTGTCTGTGCCTTCTTACAACAACGTAACAATTACAGGCAATGTTACTGCCAAGCCTTGGAGTGCCCAAGACGGTACCGGTGGCGTGGTAGTATTGGAGGTGCAAAATGTCTTAACGCTGAATGCTTCTATCGATGTAAGTGCTCAGGGTTTTGTGGGTGGAAACCCAAATACAAACCCTATTAATGCTGCCAATAATTCGAATAACTACAGCACTAATAACGATGGCTATGCAGCAAAGGGCGAAGGGATTGCCTTGCCTAATCAACCCAATGGACGTGGTAAGATAGCCAATGGTGGTGGCGGCGGTAATCCGCACAATGCCGGTGGTGGGGGTGGTGGCAACTTGGGGAGTGGTGGCCAAGGTGGAAACGGCTGGCCTGATGCCGGAGGGACGAATCCAGCTGGTGGTATTGGTGGTCAAGCTTTGACGTATAGCCCCATAGTGAATAGAATATTTATGGGTGGTGGCGGTGGTGCCGGGCAGCAAAATAACAATGTAGCCAGCCGCGGAGGCAGGGGAGGTGGCATCATCATCCTACGAGCGGGAACTATTACTTCTACCAACTGCGCGGGAGTACCTGCCCTGCGAGCCAAGGGAGAGAATGCCCCGAACACTACCGGCAACGATGGTGCAGGTGGCGGTGGTGCCGGTGGAACTATTCTTTTAGAAGCTGTCAATATCACAATGCCTTGTTTGCTGACCGTTGATGTGAGTGGTGGCAATGGCGGTAATGTGAATCATAGCGATCCTCACGGCGGTGGGGGCGGTGGTGGCGTAGGCGCTTTCCTCAGCAATAGAGATTTTTCTGCTGTCACGAATGTGATAGCTGTTCCTGGACAAAATGGACGCGATTGCAACACTTGCACCAACAGTACCTCAATACCGGGCAGCCCTTGCCCTGCAGGAAACTGCACAAGCACTGGGTGGGCAATACCGGGAGCGTTTGTGCCTTTGCCGGTAGAACTGTATGGTTTTAAAGCCTCGTATGTGGCTAAAAAGCAGCAAGTCGAAATACAATGGTTTACTACCAAAGAGGTGAATACCCGCAAATTTTTAATTGAGCGTAGCGGCGATATGAAGCAGCTGGAAATAGTGGGTGAAGTGGAAGCAGCCGGTGAAAGCCAAAGCCTGCGCAGCTACTATTTCGTGGACATCCCTTGGCAGAGTGGTACACTCTATTACCGTCTGCGTATAGAAGACCGTGATGGAAGCATCAGTTACTCGGCTTGGGAAGCCGTAGAAGTTGCCGACAGCCATTCGTCTGCTTTCTTTAGCATGAGCCCCAATCCCGCTACTGACATAAACGTTGCCTTGCGTTGCTCGCAGGAAATACAAAGCGTTTACGTATATGATGTCTATGGAAATTTGCAACTCAACTTGCAGATTCCAGAGAATGCTCGCACTGCAATCTTAAACGTGGAGACCTTTCCCAAAGGAGTTTATATAGTAAAATTGAACACAAGGGCAGGAAAGAGCTTCATTGAGCGTTTGGTGATTCAATAA
- a CDS encoding ribose-phosphate diphosphokinase gives MSAPLLFCTENYTYLYEEVAALMNSVEKGSVERRLFPDGERYQCLLSDVEGRDVMLIGGTISDVDTLELYDLAYAIAKYGAKSLRIVVPFFGYSTMERAVRKGEVVTAKTRARLLSAIPNTGTLVKYYLLDLHTEGIPHYFEGSVTAIHIYAKPVIIEAARHFGGEQFVLACTDAGRAKWVESLANDMGVEAAFVFKKRLGADQTAITGVNADVEGKTVIIYDDMIRTGGSLVKAAQAYKNAGARRIIAITTHGLFVGECMKRLEASRLFEKVIATNTHPNALRYAQHPLVEIRSVAALIARHLSV, from the coding sequence ATGTCTGCACCTTTGCTATTTTGTACAGAAAACTACACATACCTCTATGAAGAGGTAGCTGCTTTAATGAATTCCGTAGAAAAGGGGAGTGTAGAGCGGCGCTTATTTCCCGACGGTGAGCGTTATCAGTGCTTGCTTTCCGACGTGGAGGGGCGCGATGTGATGTTGATTGGAGGAACTATTTCCGATGTGGATACGCTCGAGCTTTATGACTTGGCGTATGCTATTGCCAAATACGGCGCCAAGTCATTGCGGATAGTAGTCCCTTTTTTCGGTTATTCGACCATGGAGCGTGCCGTGCGCAAAGGCGAGGTGGTAACAGCCAAAACGCGTGCCCGTCTGCTTTCGGCAATTCCCAATACAGGCACCTTGGTAAAGTATTATTTGCTTGACTTGCACACCGAGGGCATTCCCCATTACTTTGAAGGCAGCGTAACGGCAATACATATTTATGCCAAGCCGGTAATTATAGAGGCAGCACGTCACTTTGGCGGTGAGCAGTTTGTACTGGCTTGTACCGATGCTGGGCGTGCCAAGTGGGTAGAATCGCTTGCCAACGATATGGGAGTGGAAGCCGCTTTTGTCTTTAAAAAACGCCTTGGCGCAGACCAAACGGCTATTACCGGTGTAAATGCCGATGTAGAGGGCAAAACAGTGATTATTTATGACGATATGATTCGTACGGGCGGGTCGTTGGTGAAAGCGGCGCAGGCATACAAGAACGCAGGTGCGCGTCGAATCATCGCCATCACCACCCATGGGCTTTTTGTAGGAGAGTGTATGAAACGCCTCGAGGCTTCAAGGCTTTTTGAAAAAGTAATAGCAACCAATACGCACCCCAATGCATTGCGATATGCCCAACATCCGCTTGTAGAGATTCGAAGTGTGGCAGCATTGATTGCCCGCCATTTAAGTGTATAA
- a CDS encoding GAF domain-containing SpoIIE family protein phosphatase, whose translation MWQPGKEALKSYLYANILGWLLLFTANTTAYILLSVGENWLVHVDIYLQGAFINIFLIACYFWADYKAEKYREASTLFHLNRQARYLLLAMLLGVFVQLCLTLWHRPLLAWAARYVYISYLAHILLFALVSHVMLFTYHSLLLKKAPKRVHRYWTVFAYLLLSTLIFNYFRLPLSAPPVWVSLLLLGVMALMLSMNLRWVAYLDINEKGRAIAMIALALFAYAYFVLYFYNYHVRELLEFNIVYNVYLLAVAGFVLLYSLLAMLVLLFNIPISRIFESKLKDILAFQELTQSLQISDTEEALFESLLQQAYRTAQADAVILEAIATDGMTTRWFTKNIPVEEARRVKAHIQNQKLYNALLEALPSASLPQKEVFSSVFFKTHHSFAIVSRSHKLGELLILRYTDEPFQQEQIEMIDTFVKQVGVAIENKRLIQEIINTEKYKKELEIAKRVQQSLLPAHFPVSDKLSIQAVSTAANEVGGDYYDFYLAAPDRLYLALGDVSGKGTSAAFHMAEVKGIFQGLAPLELPLEMLAKQMNQAVNACMPKGTFVALSLLYINTTRHTIDLLRGGHCFPIYYEAAQHRAHFIKQPSIGMGIVNNDRFLQLSKAVTLTYRPGDVLLLYSDGITEARNKEGEEFGVERLMQLIQLHAAESAEQIMLEINRAVNHFLQDSPLRDDYTLLVVKFKP comes from the coding sequence ATGTGGCAGCCGGGAAAAGAAGCTTTGAAATCTTATCTGTATGCCAATATATTAGGCTGGTTGCTGTTATTCACAGCCAACACTACAGCCTATATCCTTTTGAGTGTAGGCGAAAATTGGCTGGTGCATGTAGATATCTATTTGCAAGGGGCTTTTATCAATATTTTTTTGATAGCCTGCTACTTTTGGGCAGACTACAAAGCCGAAAAATACAGGGAAGCTTCGACGCTCTTTCATCTGAATCGTCAGGCGCGCTATCTGCTGCTGGCAATGCTCTTGGGGGTATTTGTGCAATTATGTCTTACACTCTGGCACCGTCCATTGCTCGCTTGGGCAGCGCGCTATGTATATATCAGCTATCTGGCACATATACTTCTTTTCGCACTGGTTAGCCATGTGATGCTGTTTACTTACCACAGCCTGTTGCTCAAGAAAGCCCCGAAACGCGTACACCGTTATTGGACGGTATTTGCCTATTTACTTCTATCTACGCTTATTTTCAACTATTTTCGTTTGCCTCTAAGTGCTCCACCAGTATGGGTTTCACTGCTGTTGTTGGGTGTGATGGCTTTGATGCTCTCGATGAACTTGCGCTGGGTGGCTTATCTTGACATCAACGAAAAAGGAAGGGCTATTGCCATGATAGCCCTTGCGCTCTTTGCTTATGCTTATTTCGTACTCTATTTCTATAACTATCATGTGCGTGAGCTGCTCGAGTTCAATATTGTTTATAATGTTTACTTGTTGGCAGTAGCCGGCTTCGTGCTGCTGTATAGCCTACTAGCTATGCTGGTGCTGTTGTTTAATATTCCTATTAGCCGAATCTTTGAAAGCAAACTAAAAGATATATTGGCATTTCAGGAATTGACACAGTCTCTTCAAATAAGCGATACAGAAGAGGCGCTCTTCGAGAGTTTACTGCAGCAGGCATACCGCACAGCTCAAGCCGATGCCGTCATATTGGAGGCAATAGCTACCGATGGAATGACTACACGCTGGTTTACCAAAAACATACCAGTTGAGGAAGCACGCAGGGTGAAAGCTCACATTCAAAACCAAAAACTATACAACGCCTTGCTGGAGGCTTTGCCCAGCGCATCTTTACCTCAAAAAGAGGTTTTCTCTTCTGTCTTTTTTAAAACACACCATAGCTTCGCCATAGTAAGCCGCAGTCATAAGTTGGGCGAGTTGCTGATTTTGCGCTATACCGACGAGCCCTTTCAACAAGAGCAAATCGAAATGATAGATACTTTTGTGAAACAAGTGGGCGTAGCTATTGAAAACAAGCGCTTAATACAAGAAATCATCAATACAGAGAAGTATAAAAAAGAGCTGGAGATTGCCAAGCGTGTGCAGCAGAGCCTTTTGCCAGCTCACTTCCCTGTTTCTGATAAATTATCGATACAAGCAGTATCTACAGCGGCTAATGAAGTAGGGGGCGACTACTACGATTTTTATCTTGCTGCTCCCGACAGGCTCTATTTAGCACTGGGTGACGTGTCCGGTAAAGGAACCAGTGCTGCCTTTCATATGGCAGAAGTGAAAGGTATTTTTCAAGGCTTGGCACCGCTCGAACTGCCTCTTGAGATGCTGGCAAAGCAAATGAACCAGGCAGTGAATGCCTGTATGCCGAAAGGTACTTTTGTAGCCCTTTCTTTGCTTTATATCAATACCACTCGGCATACCATAGACCTATTGCGGGGAGGGCATTGTTTTCCCATTTACTACGAAGCTGCCCAGCACCGGGCACATTTTATCAAACAACCCAGCATAGGCATGGGCATAGTGAACAACGACCGATTTTTGCAGCTAAGCAAAGCCGTTACGCTCACCTACCGCCCGGGCGATGTGCTGCTTTTATACAGTGATGGTATCACTGAAGCAAGAAATAAAGAAGGTGAAGAATTTGGTGTAGAGCGCTTAATGCAACTGATACAACTGCATGCAGCCGAAAGTGCAGAGCAGATTATGCTTGAAATCAACCGTGCCGTCAATCATTTCTTACAGGACTCACCGTTGCGTGATGATTATACCTTGCTTGTCGTTAAGTTTAAACCGTGA
- a CDS encoding YbaB/EbfC family nucleoid-associated protein, which yields MSFVLLYLVKFKQSIAMDLFNIMGKLKEMQEKMKQAQAHLQEVKAEGEAGAGLVKAHVNGLKQVLKVEVDASLLAEDQKEVLQDLIVAAVNVAMAKAEEAAQEYLQKTMKESMPNIPGLDFLLNR from the coding sequence GTGAGTTTTGTACTTTTATACCTTGTAAAATTTAAACAAAGCATAGCTATGGATTTATTCAATATCATGGGCAAGCTCAAAGAAATGCAAGAAAAAATGAAACAAGCCCAAGCGCATTTACAGGAAGTAAAAGCAGAAGGGGAAGCCGGTGCCGGCTTGGTGAAAGCGCATGTCAATGGGCTAAAGCAAGTGCTGAAAGTAGAGGTAGATGCTTCTTTGCTTGCAGAAGACCAAAAAGAGGTACTTCAAGACCTTATAGTGGCAGCTGTTAATGTCGCAATGGCGAAGGCAGAAGAAGCAGCTCAGGAGTATCTTCAAAAGACCATGAAAGAGAGCATGCCCAATATTCCGGGCTTGGATTTTCTGTTGAACCGCTAA